Proteins encoded in a region of the Cydia pomonella isolate Wapato2018A chromosome 3, ilCydPomo1, whole genome shotgun sequence genome:
- the LOC133516687 gene encoding uncharacterized protein K02A2.6-like encodes MKAVARSYVWWPGIDADIEACCAGCHTCAAEAPAPPRAPVKPWEYPGEVWTRVHVDFLGPWHGKTFLILIDASSKWIEAFLMTSTTGAAVLKVLREIFARFGFPKQVVSDNGPPFTSREVDTFMRYYGITHTFTPAYHPASNGAAETAVKLCKRALKKAVRDQVDVEEALQEYLMAYRNTPHSTTGQTPAMLLQRRALRCRLDMLRPGRRLEQRVEAAQERQVQQAGGTDRVFRIGDLVWFRDYSSGEKWLKGKVDTVIGSRTVLVVKENDLSTKFKRHVDQIRARPPVLALAWPSPMDHPGISQPPPIPPGPSSVHRPRRNIPPVDHYGDPLLY; translated from the coding sequence ATGAAGGCTGTAGCCCGAAGTTACGTATGGTGGCCCGGTATCGATGCCGACATCGAGGCGTGCTGCGCGGGGTGTCACACGTGCGCAGCGGAGGCGCCGGCGCCCCCGCGCGCGCCTGTTAAGCCGTGGGAGTACCCCGGGGAGGTATGGACGCGGGTGCATGTTGATTTTTTGGGTCCATGGCACGGTAAAacttttttgattttaatagaTGCGTCTTCGAAGTGGATAGAGGCTTTCTTAATGACCAGCACTACAGGAGCGGCGGTTTTAAAAGTGCTAAGGGAGATATTTGCACGATTTGGCTTTCCTAAACAGGTAGTTTCCGACAACGGGCCTCCATTTACTAGCCGAGAGGTAGACACCTTCATGCGATATTATGGGATTACTCATACTTTTACACCAGCGTATCACCCGGCATCAAATGGGGCCGCCGAGACGGCTGTTAAGTTATGCAAAAGGGCGCTCAAAAAGGCAGTTAGGGATCAAGTAGACGTGGAAGAAGCTCTTCAGGAATATTTGATGGCGTATAGGAATACTCCTCACAGCACCACTGGACAAACACCGGCCATGCTTCTTCAAAGGCGGGCATTGCGTTGCCGTCTGGACATGTTACGGCCCGGGCGCAGGCTCGAGCAGCGTGTGGAAGCGGCACAAGAACGGCAGGTGCAACAAGCGGGGGGTACCGATAGGGTGTTTCGGATAGGAGACCTTGTGTGGTTTAGGGATTACAGCTCGGGGGAGAAATGGCTTAAAGGGAAGGTGGATACCGTGATAGGTTCTAGGACCGTGTTAGTGGTAAAGGAAAACGATTTATCAACTAAGTTTAAGAGGCATGTAGATCAAATTAGAGCGCGACCACCAGTTTTAGCGTTGGCGTGGCCGAGTCCGATGGACCATCCGGGAATCTCCCAACCACCACCGATACCACCCGGACCGTCGTCAGTGCATAGACCTCGTCGAAATATACCACCGGTCGATCACTACGGTGATCCCCTTTTATATTAG